The following coding sequences lie in one Pontibacter sp. G13 genomic window:
- a CDS encoding TonB-dependent receptor domain-containing protein produces MKNWLYLALAGIFFTTLAPLQATAQQGLIYGNVSDQSLPLMGATVYLRDVSAIGAITDESGNFKLANVPVGSHEIVVSYIGYEPHSQVVEVQEGVRTEVKIVMKAVGFTGEEVVVTAQRRGQTQAINQQLGSDQIAAIVSADRIQELPDVNAAEAIGRLPGVSLNRSGGEGQKVVIRGMEPKFSAITINGVRLPSNSSTDRSVDLSLISPELLDGIEVFKSPLPDSDAEAIGGTVNLRLRKADAEPHFMAKGLGGYNDLQAQFMDYKGVLQASNRFFEDRLGIIAQGSIERFNRSGDFLSYGWRQGRTDTTTGITEILGRTLQTEDRQEIRRRYNASLALDYDLNERNRLSFLGLYSRTDRDQFRNIERYVPSEPAIEYLGRGIETQLALYNASLFGEHELPAGMELDWGLSTSRSLGQTPYDFTVEFFDNVNVFDSDLNQDGDPRSYLASASPDLDRTILRESLYRNTQTLEDTRTALINLKGIFKIGKKFSGEWKVGGKYYQIDRSRSVDELAEGFYYLGGAYTSDAANAYDGDLTYLPDNNDLISIRGFLGNETPASLLNQEGELVNLNSQIDPAIIKSWYEAQVDLLNEDRSAILDRYEVLESIAAGYAMLKLKWGEKFTVIPGFRYEYSDNVYQAGLSTLSGRYGVNGIYQDTTTTQQYGNFLPHLHLKFKPFEWLDIRASYAQTLARPDFAYITPRIQIDQNSEIINAGNPDLSYMKATNYDLHISAYHRLIGLFTVGVFYKDLDNIFIPITQQLVNDSTANAAGWPGQSGYQLNTYTNLPDSRAWGYELDFQTYFGFLPEPLNGLVLNANYSRLFSATEVFFLTSETKLIRPFPPILETIYTTEQRDVSIPSQPPHIFHLSLGYELKGFSARISGIYQGNQVRTYSVNKDFDVYNLSFWRWDASIKQKLGTKWSLFLNLNNITNQQDITFTRNEDYLNTIQTFGFTGTIGAQFKI; encoded by the coding sequence ATGAAAAATTGGTTGTATCTGGCCCTTGCCGGAATTTTCTTCACCACTCTTGCTCCCCTCCAGGCCACAGCTCAACAGGGACTCATATACGGAAATGTCTCGGATCAATCCCTTCCACTGATGGGAGCAACCGTATACTTGAGAGATGTCTCTGCCATCGGTGCCATCACAGATGAGTCTGGGAATTTCAAATTGGCAAATGTCCCAGTCGGTTCTCACGAAATCGTAGTTTCCTATATCGGATATGAACCACACTCCCAAGTAGTGGAAGTTCAAGAAGGTGTTCGGACGGAAGTCAAAATCGTCATGAAGGCCGTTGGATTTACCGGGGAGGAAGTTGTCGTGACTGCTCAGCGTCGTGGTCAGACCCAAGCGATCAATCAGCAATTGGGCAGTGACCAGATTGCGGCCATCGTTTCTGCGGATCGGATTCAAGAATTGCCAGATGTAAATGCAGCCGAAGCGATTGGGCGTCTTCCCGGAGTATCGTTGAATCGAAGCGGAGGGGAAGGACAAAAAGTGGTGATTCGGGGGATGGAACCCAAATTCAGCGCCATTACTATCAATGGTGTTCGGTTGCCTTCGAATTCCAGCACGGATCGCTCGGTCGATCTTTCTTTGATCTCCCCTGAATTGTTGGACGGAATTGAAGTCTTCAAATCTCCTCTTCCTGATTCAGATGCTGAAGCGATTGGCGGTACCGTAAACCTACGTCTTCGCAAGGCAGACGCCGAACCTCATTTCATGGCTAAGGGACTGGGAGGTTACAATGATCTTCAGGCTCAATTCATGGACTACAAAGGAGTCCTCCAAGCTAGTAACCGATTTTTCGAAGATAGACTCGGAATCATTGCTCAGGGAAGTATTGAGCGTTTCAATAGAAGCGGTGATTTTTTGAGCTATGGCTGGAGACAAGGCCGGACAGATACCACTACTGGCATTACCGAAATTTTGGGCCGTACCCTTCAGACAGAAGATCGTCAAGAAATTCGCAGAAGATATAATGCATCCTTGGCGCTTGACTACGACCTAAACGAGCGCAATAGACTTTCCTTCCTTGGGCTTTATAGCCGTACAGATCGGGACCAATTCCGAAATATCGAAAGGTACGTCCCTTCTGAACCAGCCATTGAATATTTGGGAAGAGGGATCGAAACCCAATTGGCACTATACAATGCCTCGCTTTTTGGTGAGCATGAATTACCCGCAGGAATGGAGCTGGATTGGGGCCTTTCAACTTCCAGATCTTTGGGACAAACTCCCTATGATTTCACGGTAGAGTTCTTCGATAATGTCAACGTTTTTGATTCTGATCTCAATCAGGATGGAGATCCAAGAAGTTATTTGGCGAGTGCAAGTCCCGATTTGGATCGTACGATTCTTAGAGAAAGTCTTTACAGAAATACCCAAACTCTGGAGGATACAAGAACTGCATTGATCAATTTGAAAGGTATTTTCAAAATTGGCAAGAAGTTTTCCGGTGAGTGGAAAGTTGGTGGCAAATACTACCAGATTGATCGTAGTAGATCTGTAGACGAATTGGCAGAGGGATTCTACTACTTGGGAGGTGCCTACACCAGTGATGCGGCGAATGCCTACGATGGTGATTTGACCTACCTTCCAGACAATAACGACTTGATCAGCATCCGAGGATTTCTTGGAAATGAAACTCCCGCGTCCCTGCTCAATCAGGAAGGTGAGTTGGTCAACTTGAATTCTCAAATTGATCCGGCAATCATCAAATCTTGGTACGAGGCTCAGGTGGACCTGCTCAATGAAGACCGTTCCGCTATTCTGGATCGCTACGAAGTACTGGAGAGCATCGCGGCTGGATATGCTATGCTGAAATTGAAGTGGGGAGAAAAATTCACTGTGATTCCAGGCTTCAGATATGAATACTCAGACAATGTCTATCAAGCAGGCTTGTCTACGTTGTCTGGTCGCTATGGTGTGAATGGAATCTATCAGGATACGACTACGACCCAGCAATACGGGAATTTCCTTCCGCATCTCCACCTCAAGTTCAAGCCATTTGAATGGTTGGATATTCGGGCTTCTTATGCCCAGACGCTAGCGAGACCAGACTTTGCTTACATCACTCCGCGCATTCAAATTGATCAAAACTCCGAGATCATCAATGCCGGAAATCCTGACCTTTCCTACATGAAGGCGACGAATTATGATCTGCATATTTCTGCTTATCATCGCTTGATTGGATTGTTTACGGTGGGGGTTTTCTATAAAGACCTCGATAACATCTTTATTCCCATCACTCAGCAATTGGTGAATGATTCTACCGCGAATGCTGCTGGGTGGCCAGGACAGAGTGGTTATCAGCTAAACACCTACACGAATCTTCCTGACTCTCGGGCTTGGGGATATGAATTAGACTTCCAGACCTATTTCGGATTCTTGCCAGAACCGTTGAATGGATTGGTTTTGAATGCCAATTACTCGAGACTCTTTTCCGCGACGGAGGTATTCTTCCTCACTTCCGAGACCAAATTGATCCGTCCGTTTCCACCGATCTTGGAGACCATCTATACCACCGAGCAGCGCGATGTCTCGATCCCCAGTCAGCCGCCTCACATTTTCCACCTTTCCTTGGGATATGAATTGAAAGGATTCTCTGCCAGAATTTCAGGGATCTATCAGGGAAATCAAGTAAGAACCTACTCGGTCAACAAGGATTTCGATGTCTACAATCTTTCCTTTTGGAGATGGGATGCTTCGATCAAGCAAAAGCTCGGTACCAAATGGAGCTTGTTCTTGAATCTGAACAACATCACCAACCAGCAGGACATCACATTTACCCGAAACGAGGACTACCTCAATACCATTCAAACTTTCGGATTTACTGGTACCATCGGGGCGCAGTTCAAAATCTAG
- a CDS encoding 3'-5' exonuclease: protein MNYLVMDLEMTGLEPGWHEIIQIGAVLYNDNWEELGRFLTNVYPENEESYSIPALEVHGLTWEELEDAPMMNEVLPKFENWILETQGISPKHADGRQKSQALRDTVICGQSVINDINFLKFAYKDEHLKWPFNFTLVDLHTLTFFLFPILERAGQKVPQRRSLEAVAGFFGYSRESEEHNALEDSVLTGLCLREVFRLGAQLNLPT, encoded by the coding sequence ATGAACTATCTCGTCATGGATCTCGAGATGACTGGCCTAGAACCAGGCTGGCATGAGATCATCCAAATTGGCGCTGTTTTATATAATGACAATTGGGAAGAGCTTGGCCGTTTTTTAACCAATGTCTATCCGGAGAATGAGGAATCTTATTCTATCCCTGCCTTGGAAGTGCACGGGTTGACTTGGGAGGAGTTGGAAGATGCTCCAATGATGAATGAGGTATTGCCCAAGTTTGAGAATTGGATTTTGGAGACTCAGGGGATTTCCCCCAAGCATGCTGATGGGCGCCAAAAATCCCAAGCGCTTCGAGACACGGTCATTTGTGGGCAAAGTGTCATCAATGATATCAACTTCTTGAAGTTTGCCTACAAAGATGAGCATTTGAAGTGGCCCTTCAATTTTACGCTGGTGGATTTACACACACTGACTTTCTTCCTATTTCCGATTTTGGAAAGAGCTGGACAAAAGGTACCTCAAAGACGAAGTCTTGAAGCCGTTGCAGGATTTTTCGGTTATAGCCGGGAGTCTGAGGAACACAATGCACTGGAAGATTCTGTACTCACGGGTCTTTGTCTGCGGGAGGTTTTTCGATTAGGTGCCCAACTCAATCTTCCTACTTAG
- a CDS encoding tRNA-(ms[2]io[6]A)-hydroxylase has product MLNLKMETDPTWVKHVVEGNIEEILTDHAYCEQKAASSAISLIVLYPEHEELVEKMADLAQEEMGHFRMVHREIQKRGFKLGRERKDSYVNELMKFTKVKGRGKEETLGDKLLLAAMIEARSCERFKVLSENIDDQDLAKFYHNLMISEARHYTMFIKLARKLCPNIDVDARWQDFLVFEADVIKRYGKSEHVHG; this is encoded by the coding sequence ATGCTCAATCTGAAAATGGAAACCGACCCTACTTGGGTCAAACATGTGGTCGAGGGAAATATCGAAGAGATTCTCACGGACCACGCCTACTGCGAACAAAAAGCCGCTTCCTCCGCGATTTCGCTAATTGTATTGTATCCGGAGCACGAGGAGCTGGTGGAGAAAATGGCCGATCTCGCTCAAGAGGAGATGGGGCATTTTCGAATGGTTCACCGCGAGATTCAGAAGCGTGGCTTCAAACTTGGCCGAGAACGTAAAGATTCCTACGTGAATGAGTTGATGAAATTCACCAAAGTGAAAGGAAGGGGAAAGGAAGAAACTCTGGGCGATAAGTTGTTGTTGGCAGCTATGATTGAAGCGAGAAGTTGTGAGCGATTCAAGGTCCTTTCAGAGAATATTGATGATCAGGATCTCGCCAAGTTCTACCACAATTTGATGATTTCCGAAGCTCGACACTATACCATGTTCATCAAGTTGGCTCGGAAACTTTGTCCCAATATTGATGTTGATGCTCGTTGGCAAGACTTTTTGGTCTTCGAAGCTGATGTCATAAAAAGATACGGAAAGTCGGAACATGTTCACGGATAA
- a CDS encoding nucleotidyltransferase family protein, translated as MIFAAGLGTRLRPLTNDRPKALVELHGKPLLEWVILKLKDAGIQEFVVNVHHFGDLVIEFLHQRNHFGVNIQISDERAELLETGGGIKFAAPLLRGDEPILIHNVDILSDLDVSALVRAHRSSDSIATLAMTERSTSRYLLVNEQDEIVGWKNVNTGQIRDSRIENNPYKNLAFSGIHVISPRLLDQISEDGKFSIIDTYLRLAKTEKLVAFRHNADRWVDVGKPENFPKAEKLLEDLYHSLV; from the coding sequence ATGATATTTGCAGCCGGGCTTGGTACCCGGCTGCGTCCGTTAACCAATGACCGTCCGAAAGCACTTGTCGAGCTTCACGGAAAACCCTTGCTCGAGTGGGTAATCCTCAAATTGAAGGACGCGGGGATTCAGGAATTTGTGGTCAATGTCCATCATTTTGGCGACTTGGTGATTGAATTCCTCCATCAGAGAAATCACTTTGGGGTGAATATTCAAATCTCAGATGAGCGAGCCGAATTGCTCGAAACTGGGGGGGGAATCAAATTCGCCGCTCCCCTACTCCGCGGAGATGAACCCATTTTGATTCATAATGTAGATATCCTTTCAGATCTGGACGTTTCTGCTTTGGTTCGGGCTCATAGATCCTCAGACTCGATTGCTACTTTGGCGATGACTGAACGAAGTACTTCTCGGTATCTCTTGGTCAATGAGCAGGATGAAATCGTGGGTTGGAAAAATGTGAATACAGGCCAAATTCGCGATTCGCGTATTGAGAATAACCCCTATAAAAATTTGGCATTCAGTGGTATTCACGTGATATCTCCTCGATTGCTTGACCAGATTTCAGAAGATGGTAAGTTTTCTATTATCGACACATATCTACGATTGGCGAAGACGGAAAAACTGGTAGCTTTTAGACACAATGCCGATCGTTGGGTAGATGTAGGCAAGCCCGAGAATTTTCCTAAAGCAGAAAAACTGTTGGAGGACCTTTATCATTCTTTGGTCTAA
- a CDS encoding phosphotransferase, with protein sequence MNKEKEKHLTALYTQWSGESEVRIEPLPPSGSYREYYRLRGDQGTAIGVFNADDKENRAFISFTKHFLKKGLPVPKIYGEDLDNRVYLLQDLGDKTLFSLLMEQRTNGAFPHSVLANYKMALDELVKLQVQAGKDLDYSVCYPRDSFDQQSMMWDLNYFKYYFLKLSKVPFDEQLLENDFQTYVDYLQAADRSFFLYRDFQARNIMVHEGHAYFIDYQGGRRGALQYDLASLLFQAKANIPHEIRDELLDYYIHQASQHIDIDRAEFIQFYYGYVMLRLMQVLGAYGFRGFYERKPHFLESIPFALDNLKWLLDKMDLPIEVPELMNVARYLADSESLRKHYVAKPENQELTVTVNSFSYKQGIPEDPSGNGGGYVFDCRAIHNPGRYAPYKKLTGRDEPVIQFLRSQSTIEEFLTNVYSMVDASVDMYLERNFSHLMVSFGCTGGQHRSVYSADSLARHLKKKFGVNVVVNHVEQERKNWIN encoded by the coding sequence TTGAACAAAGAAAAAGAAAAGCACCTGACTGCTCTGTACACCCAATGGTCTGGTGAAAGTGAGGTCAGAATTGAACCGCTTCCTCCATCTGGATCTTATCGGGAATATTATCGACTTCGGGGAGACCAAGGAACCGCCATTGGGGTTTTTAATGCTGATGACAAGGAAAACCGGGCATTCATTTCCTTTACCAAGCACTTCCTGAAAAAGGGTCTGCCGGTTCCAAAAATTTATGGAGAAGATCTCGACAATCGGGTGTACCTACTCCAAGACTTGGGGGACAAAACGCTTTTTTCCCTATTGATGGAACAGCGCACCAATGGAGCATTTCCTCATTCAGTGTTGGCCAACTATAAGATGGCTTTGGATGAATTGGTGAAGCTGCAAGTGCAAGCCGGGAAAGATCTGGATTATAGTGTCTGCTATCCAAGAGATAGTTTTGACCAGCAATCCATGATGTGGGACCTCAATTACTTCAAATATTATTTCTTGAAGTTGAGTAAGGTGCCTTTTGACGAGCAGCTTTTGGAAAATGATTTCCAAACCTATGTAGACTATCTCCAAGCTGCTGATCGGAGCTTTTTCTTATACCGGGATTTTCAGGCGAGGAATATCATGGTCCATGAAGGTCATGCATATTTTATCGACTATCAGGGAGGAAGACGCGGAGCACTTCAATATGACTTGGCTTCTTTGCTGTTTCAGGCAAAAGCCAATATCCCGCATGAGATTCGTGATGAACTGTTGGATTACTACATTCATCAAGCCAGTCAACACATAGATATCGATCGAGCTGAATTTATTCAGTTTTATTACGGGTACGTGATGCTCAGATTGATGCAGGTTCTGGGGGCTTATGGATTCAGAGGCTTCTACGAAAGGAAACCTCATTTTCTAGAGAGTATTCCTTTTGCCTTGGACAATCTCAAGTGGTTGTTGGACAAAATGGATTTGCCGATCGAAGTGCCCGAGCTGATGAATGTAGCCCGGTACCTTGCGGATTCAGAATCTCTCCGCAAGCATTACGTGGCGAAACCGGAGAATCAGGAATTGACTGTCACCGTGAATAGCTTTTCCTATAAGCAAGGGATCCCTGAAGACCCTTCTGGAAATGGCGGCGGATATGTGTTCGATTGCCGAGCCATTCACAATCCTGGTAGATATGCACCTTATAAAAAACTGACTGGGCGAGATGAGCCGGTGATACAATTCCTCAGATCTCAATCAACGATTGAAGAATTTTTGACCAATGTATATAGCATGGTTGACGCTTCAGTCGACATGTATCTTGAGCGAAATTTCTCACATTTGATGGTGAGCTTTGGATGTACTGGAGGACAGCACCGTTCTGTTTACTCTGCGGATAGCCTCGCTCGGCATTTGAAGAAAAAGTTCGGGGTAAATGTGGTGGTCAATCACGTCGAACAGGAACGAAAAAACTGGATCAATTAG